A single Endozoicomonas sp. NE40 DNA region contains:
- a CDS encoding FAD-binding protein: protein MENNNNIVPDKTWDKTVDVVVVGSGTGALTAALRSHDLGMKVLVVVSGYPTIIRYLNSVVKIPEKNPSAISRILLAMIRAMVV, encoded by the coding sequence ATGGAAAATAATAACAACATAGTCCCGGATAAAACATGGGATAAAACAGTTGATGTCGTCGTTGTCGGTTCGGGGACAGGCGCTTTAACGGCTGCCCTGCGATCTCATGACCTGGGCATGAAAGTACTGGTGGTGGTATCTGGATACCCGACAATCATCAGATATCTCAACTCGGTGGTGAAGATTCCGGAGAAAAATCCATCAGCTATCTCAAGAATATTATTGGCCATGATCCGGGCGATGGTCGTATAG